One genomic window of Haemorhous mexicanus isolate bHaeMex1 chromosome 17, bHaeMex1.pri, whole genome shotgun sequence includes the following:
- the AP5Z1 gene encoding AP-5 complex subunit zeta-1 isoform X2 — MFTAAAESFLRQAREIQEEELRRFAARVSALLQGPEAGPEAVDGLQRLHLTVAATKYPRKLDGKFVEQLQTVLCSPKSPEQIQVLCAAILREMSPCNDLILSCDEIQDTKLLSLVSSVLLAQGNKGEVAAVGQRVVQVLERRLPEGQSARFLLPVLANVISLSPESLTEEQTNVVSKKLADWLRYASIQQGMAQPSGGFFSSPRTKQPAPVTEVDGAVATDFFTVLSVAQHYTQDQWLNVQTFSMLRNWLLCYGGKELDTFNPGATAGGDRSVTAVVPAPATPGQLLPPRERLRDKAFEYCQRLVEQSTRRPLKKDDGDLQKACLIEAVTIVDIICKQDSSYVCRAVSFLKILHSRICGDATYARALLPIAQFFLNHSKLAAVDSDAICKHLFTDIPAQLFHNPSLAFEFVQFCKDNSQLFTDSSSIFRQSFPNLFKFLAWNSPPLISEFVDLLPFLLDPGTTIEIFHLLLDLPCLTAALDIQLRAAALPASEKAGADPAGKPATCLEAFHHPLYKSMFQYLLRSRSAPEDAPDSLVPLRQLLGSLAGSPRVVQCAETVPVLLELFFRVVAEFADGSLINQLVVLLLQRSDQLYEVPAFKEDVYRVLGSNLAMLCGLRPALVVELSTEILEFSGAVSNVQSKEAIFTHMAWAVGEFLSVSHDKRCTVEQITRFFETLEAVLFEITQLRPQASTPSCAPRAISVLMATLTKLAARSQDLIPRVSMFLSKMRTFVQSPAVTSVYCEEDLEEILIRATELMNLLKMPSVAQFVFTPPVASTRFQREVNDSLPLALRMVTQLLEPAPGSMPV, encoded by the exons atgTTCACGGCGGCTGCCGAGAGCTTCCTCAGGCAGGCCAG GGAGAtccaggaggaggagctgcgGAGGTTCGCCGCCCGCGTGTCcgccctgctgcagggccccgAGGCGGGCCCCGAGGCCGTGGAtgggctgcagaggctgcaCCTCACCGTGGCCGCCACCAAGTACCCCCGcaa GCTCGATGGCAAGTTTGTGGAGCAGTTGCAGACAGTGCTGTGCTCGCCCAAAAGTCCTGAGCAGATTCAGGTGTTATGTGCTGCCATCCTGAGAGAGATGTCACCTTGCAACGATCTTATCCTCTCCTGTGATGAGATTCAAGATACAAAGCTCTTGAGCCTGGTATCCTCCGTCCTTCTGGCTCAG ggaaataaGGGTGAAGtggcagctgtggggcagcGTGTTGTGCAGGTCCTTGAAAGAAGACTGCCCGAGGGTCAGAGTGCTCGGTTCCTTCTTCCTGTCCTGGCAAATGTCATCAGCCTTTCCCCAGAATCCCTAACAGAAG AACAGACCAATGTTGTCAGTAAAAAGCTGGCTGACTGGCTGAGGTATGCAAGCATTCAGCAAGGAATGGCTCAACCCTCTGGAGGCTTCTTCTCCAGTCCCAGAACCAAACAG CCTGCTCCTGTCACAGAGGTGGATGGTGCTGTTGCCACAGACTTCTTCACAGTGCTCTCGGTGGCTCAGCACTACACACAGGACCAGTGGCTCAACGTGCAGACTTTCTCCATGCTGAGAAACTGGCTGCTGTGCTATGGGGGCAAGGAGCTGGACACCTTTAATCCAG GTGCCACAGCGGGAGGGGACAGGTCTGTGACAGCCGtggtccctgctccagccacgCCTGGCCAGCTGCTCCCGCCCAGGGAGCGCCTGCGGGACAAAGCCTTCGAGTACTGCCAGCGCCTCGTGGAGCAGAGCACCCGCC GACCCCTGAAGAAAGATGATGGAGACCTGCAAAAAGCT tgTCTCATTGAGGCAGTGACAATTGTGGACATCATCTGCAAACAGGACTCCTCCTACGTGTGCCGTGCTGTCTCCTTCCTGAAAATCCTGCACAGCAGGATCTGTGGGGATGCCACTtatgccagggcactgctgcccatTGCCCAGTTCTTCCTGAACCACA GCAAACTGGCAGCTGTGGACTCGGATGCCATCTGCAAACACCTCTTCACTGAtatcccagctcagctcttccACAACCCATCACTGGCCTTTGAATTTGTCCAGTTCTGCAAAGACAACAGCCAGCTCTTCACAGACTCCTCCAGCATATTCAGGCAGAGCTTCCCAAATCTCTTCAAG TTCCTGGCATGGAACAGCCCACCTCTGATCTCTGAGTTTGTGGACCTTCTCCCATTTCTGCTGGATCCAGGCACGACCATTGAGATCTTCCATTTGCTGCTTGACCTGCCCTGtttgacagcagctctggacatCCAGCTGAG ggcagctgctcttcctgcctCTGAGAAGGCTGGGGCTGATCCAGCTGGGAAACCAGCCACGTGTCTGGAGGCCTTCCACCATCCCCTCTACAAGAGCATGTTCCAGTATCTCCTCCGCAGCAGGTCTGCTCCCGAGGATGCTCCAGACAG TCTGGTTCCACTTcggcagctgctgggatccctggctggcagccccagggtggtGCAGTGTGCAGAGACTGTGCCTGTCTTACTGGAGCTCTTTTtcagggtggtggcagag TTTGCAGATGGCTCTCTGATAAACcagctggtggtgctgctgctgcagaggagtgACCAGCTCTATGAGGTCCCAGCGTTTAAAGAGGATGTGTACAG ggtgctgggctCAAACTTGGCAATGCTTTGTGGGCTGCGCCCTGCACTCGTGGTGGAGCTGTCCACGGAGATCCTGGAGTTCTCGGGAGCAGTCAGCAACGTCCAGAGCAAGGAGGCCATCTTCACCCACatg GCGTGGGCCGTCGGCGAGTTCCTGTCGGTGTCCCACGACAAGCGCTGCACGGTGGAGCAGATCACACGCTTCTTCGAGACCCTCGAGGCTGTGCTCTTTGAGATCACCCAGCTGCGGCCACAggccagcacccccagctgtgccccccgTGCCATCAGTGTCCTCATGGCCACCTTGACCAAGCTGGCAGCCCGCAGCCAGGACTTGATTCCCAG AGTGTCCATGTTCCTGTCCAAGATGAGGACATttgtgcagagccctgctgtcacctctgttTACTGCGAGGAAGACCTTGAGGAGATCCTTATACGTGCAACTGAGCTCATGAACCTGCTGAAAATGCCCAGTGTGGCTCAGTTTGTGTTCACCCCACCTGTGGCCAGCACACGGTTTCAGAGGGAAGTGAATGACTCCCTCCCTTTGGCCCTGAGGATGGtcacccagctcctggagcctgcTCCAGGCTCCATGCCAGTGTGA
- the AP5Z1 gene encoding AP-5 complex subunit zeta-1 isoform X1: protein MFTAAAESFLRQAREIQEEELRRFAARVSALLQGPEAGPEAVDGLQRLHLTVAATKYPRKLDGKFVEQLQTVLCSPKSPEQIQVLCAAILREMSPCNDLILSCDEIQDTKLLSLVSSVLLAQGNKGEVAAVGQRVVQVLERRLPEGQSARFLLPVLANVISLSPESLTEEQTNVVSKKLADWLRYASIQQGMAQPSGGFFSSPRTKQPAPVTEVDGAVATDFFTVLSVAQHYTQDQWLNVQTFSMLRNWLLCYGGKELDTFNPGATAGGDRSVTAVVPAPATPGQLLPPRERLRDKAFEYCQRLVEQSTRRPLKKDDGDLQKACLIEAVTIVDIICKQDSSYVCRAVSFLKILHSRICGDATYARALLPIAQFFLNHSKLAAVDSDAICKHLFTDIPAQLFHNPSLAFEFVQFCKDNSQLFTDSSSIFRQSFPNLFKFLAWNSPPLISEFVDLLPFLLDPGTTIEIFHLLLDLPCLTAALDIQLRAAALPASEKAGADPAGKPATCLEAFHHPLYKSMFQYLLRSRSAPEDAPDSLVPLRQLLGSLAGSPRVVQCAETVPVLLELFFRVVAEIRQFHCQLSHLAGYFGVWLLDVSGTAETRAGFQFADGSLINQLVVLLLQRSDQLYEVPAFKEDVYRVLGSNLAMLCGLRPALVVELSTEILEFSGAVSNVQSKEAIFTHMAWAVGEFLSVSHDKRCTVEQITRFFETLEAVLFEITQLRPQASTPSCAPRAISVLMATLTKLAARSQDLIPRVSMFLSKMRTFVQSPAVTSVYCEEDLEEILIRATELMNLLKMPSVAQFVFTPPVASTRFQREVNDSLPLALRMVTQLLEPAPGSMPV from the exons atgTTCACGGCGGCTGCCGAGAGCTTCCTCAGGCAGGCCAG GGAGAtccaggaggaggagctgcgGAGGTTCGCCGCCCGCGTGTCcgccctgctgcagggccccgAGGCGGGCCCCGAGGCCGTGGAtgggctgcagaggctgcaCCTCACCGTGGCCGCCACCAAGTACCCCCGcaa GCTCGATGGCAAGTTTGTGGAGCAGTTGCAGACAGTGCTGTGCTCGCCCAAAAGTCCTGAGCAGATTCAGGTGTTATGTGCTGCCATCCTGAGAGAGATGTCACCTTGCAACGATCTTATCCTCTCCTGTGATGAGATTCAAGATACAAAGCTCTTGAGCCTGGTATCCTCCGTCCTTCTGGCTCAG ggaaataaGGGTGAAGtggcagctgtggggcagcGTGTTGTGCAGGTCCTTGAAAGAAGACTGCCCGAGGGTCAGAGTGCTCGGTTCCTTCTTCCTGTCCTGGCAAATGTCATCAGCCTTTCCCCAGAATCCCTAACAGAAG AACAGACCAATGTTGTCAGTAAAAAGCTGGCTGACTGGCTGAGGTATGCAAGCATTCAGCAAGGAATGGCTCAACCCTCTGGAGGCTTCTTCTCCAGTCCCAGAACCAAACAG CCTGCTCCTGTCACAGAGGTGGATGGTGCTGTTGCCACAGACTTCTTCACAGTGCTCTCGGTGGCTCAGCACTACACACAGGACCAGTGGCTCAACGTGCAGACTTTCTCCATGCTGAGAAACTGGCTGCTGTGCTATGGGGGCAAGGAGCTGGACACCTTTAATCCAG GTGCCACAGCGGGAGGGGACAGGTCTGTGACAGCCGtggtccctgctccagccacgCCTGGCCAGCTGCTCCCGCCCAGGGAGCGCCTGCGGGACAAAGCCTTCGAGTACTGCCAGCGCCTCGTGGAGCAGAGCACCCGCC GACCCCTGAAGAAAGATGATGGAGACCTGCAAAAAGCT tgTCTCATTGAGGCAGTGACAATTGTGGACATCATCTGCAAACAGGACTCCTCCTACGTGTGCCGTGCTGTCTCCTTCCTGAAAATCCTGCACAGCAGGATCTGTGGGGATGCCACTtatgccagggcactgctgcccatTGCCCAGTTCTTCCTGAACCACA GCAAACTGGCAGCTGTGGACTCGGATGCCATCTGCAAACACCTCTTCACTGAtatcccagctcagctcttccACAACCCATCACTGGCCTTTGAATTTGTCCAGTTCTGCAAAGACAACAGCCAGCTCTTCACAGACTCCTCCAGCATATTCAGGCAGAGCTTCCCAAATCTCTTCAAG TTCCTGGCATGGAACAGCCCACCTCTGATCTCTGAGTTTGTGGACCTTCTCCCATTTCTGCTGGATCCAGGCACGACCATTGAGATCTTCCATTTGCTGCTTGACCTGCCCTGtttgacagcagctctggacatCCAGCTGAG ggcagctgctcttcctgcctCTGAGAAGGCTGGGGCTGATCCAGCTGGGAAACCAGCCACGTGTCTGGAGGCCTTCCACCATCCCCTCTACAAGAGCATGTTCCAGTATCTCCTCCGCAGCAGGTCTGCTCCCGAGGATGCTCCAGACAG TCTGGTTCCACTTcggcagctgctgggatccctggctggcagccccagggtggtGCAGTGTGCAGAGACTGTGCCTGTCTTACTGGAGCTCTTTTtcagggtggtggcagag ATCAGGCAGTTTCACTGCCAGCTGTCTCACCTGGctggttattttggggtttggctGCTGGATGTCTCTGGTACTGCTGAAACAAGGGCTGGCTTTCAGTTTGCAGATGGCTCTCTGATAAACcagctggtggtgctgctgctgcagaggagtgACCAGCTCTATGAGGTCCCAGCGTTTAAAGAGGATGTGTACAG ggtgctgggctCAAACTTGGCAATGCTTTGTGGGCTGCGCCCTGCACTCGTGGTGGAGCTGTCCACGGAGATCCTGGAGTTCTCGGGAGCAGTCAGCAACGTCCAGAGCAAGGAGGCCATCTTCACCCACatg GCGTGGGCCGTCGGCGAGTTCCTGTCGGTGTCCCACGACAAGCGCTGCACGGTGGAGCAGATCACACGCTTCTTCGAGACCCTCGAGGCTGTGCTCTTTGAGATCACCCAGCTGCGGCCACAggccagcacccccagctgtgccccccgTGCCATCAGTGTCCTCATGGCCACCTTGACCAAGCTGGCAGCCCGCAGCCAGGACTTGATTCCCAG AGTGTCCATGTTCCTGTCCAAGATGAGGACATttgtgcagagccctgctgtcacctctgttTACTGCGAGGAAGACCTTGAGGAGATCCTTATACGTGCAACTGAGCTCATGAACCTGCTGAAAATGCCCAGTGTGGCTCAGTTTGTGTTCACCCCACCTGTGGCCAGCACACGGTTTCAGAGGGAAGTGAATGACTCCCTCCCTTTGGCCCTGAGGATGGtcacccagctcctggagcctgcTCCAGGCTCCATGCCAGTGTGA
- the AP5Z1 gene encoding AP-5 complex subunit zeta-1 isoform X3 translates to MFTAAAESFLRQARLDGKFVEQLQTVLCSPKSPEQIQVLCAAILREMSPCNDLILSCDEIQDTKLLSLVSSVLLAQGNKGEVAAVGQRVVQVLERRLPEGQSARFLLPVLANVISLSPESLTEEQTNVVSKKLADWLRYASIQQGMAQPSGGFFSSPRTKQPAPVTEVDGAVATDFFTVLSVAQHYTQDQWLNVQTFSMLRNWLLCYGGKELDTFNPGATAGGDRSVTAVVPAPATPGQLLPPRERLRDKAFEYCQRLVEQSTRRPLKKDDGDLQKACLIEAVTIVDIICKQDSSYVCRAVSFLKILHSRICGDATYARALLPIAQFFLNHSKLAAVDSDAICKHLFTDIPAQLFHNPSLAFEFVQFCKDNSQLFTDSSSIFRQSFPNLFKFLAWNSPPLISEFVDLLPFLLDPGTTIEIFHLLLDLPCLTAALDIQLRAAALPASEKAGADPAGKPATCLEAFHHPLYKSMFQYLLRSRSAPEDAPDSLVPLRQLLGSLAGSPRVVQCAETVPVLLELFFRVVAEIRQFHCQLSHLAGYFGVWLLDVSGTAETRAGFQFADGSLINQLVVLLLQRSDQLYEVPAFKEDVYRVLGSNLAMLCGLRPALVVELSTEILEFSGAVSNVQSKEAIFTHMAWAVGEFLSVSHDKRCTVEQITRFFETLEAVLFEITQLRPQASTPSCAPRAISVLMATLTKLAARSQDLIPRVSMFLSKMRTFVQSPAVTSVYCEEDLEEILIRATELMNLLKMPSVAQFVFTPPVASTRFQREVNDSLPLALRMVTQLLEPAPGSMPV, encoded by the exons atgTTCACGGCGGCTGCCGAGAGCTTCCTCAGGCAGGCCAG GCTCGATGGCAAGTTTGTGGAGCAGTTGCAGACAGTGCTGTGCTCGCCCAAAAGTCCTGAGCAGATTCAGGTGTTATGTGCTGCCATCCTGAGAGAGATGTCACCTTGCAACGATCTTATCCTCTCCTGTGATGAGATTCAAGATACAAAGCTCTTGAGCCTGGTATCCTCCGTCCTTCTGGCTCAG ggaaataaGGGTGAAGtggcagctgtggggcagcGTGTTGTGCAGGTCCTTGAAAGAAGACTGCCCGAGGGTCAGAGTGCTCGGTTCCTTCTTCCTGTCCTGGCAAATGTCATCAGCCTTTCCCCAGAATCCCTAACAGAAG AACAGACCAATGTTGTCAGTAAAAAGCTGGCTGACTGGCTGAGGTATGCAAGCATTCAGCAAGGAATGGCTCAACCCTCTGGAGGCTTCTTCTCCAGTCCCAGAACCAAACAG CCTGCTCCTGTCACAGAGGTGGATGGTGCTGTTGCCACAGACTTCTTCACAGTGCTCTCGGTGGCTCAGCACTACACACAGGACCAGTGGCTCAACGTGCAGACTTTCTCCATGCTGAGAAACTGGCTGCTGTGCTATGGGGGCAAGGAGCTGGACACCTTTAATCCAG GTGCCACAGCGGGAGGGGACAGGTCTGTGACAGCCGtggtccctgctccagccacgCCTGGCCAGCTGCTCCCGCCCAGGGAGCGCCTGCGGGACAAAGCCTTCGAGTACTGCCAGCGCCTCGTGGAGCAGAGCACCCGCC GACCCCTGAAGAAAGATGATGGAGACCTGCAAAAAGCT tgTCTCATTGAGGCAGTGACAATTGTGGACATCATCTGCAAACAGGACTCCTCCTACGTGTGCCGTGCTGTCTCCTTCCTGAAAATCCTGCACAGCAGGATCTGTGGGGATGCCACTtatgccagggcactgctgcccatTGCCCAGTTCTTCCTGAACCACA GCAAACTGGCAGCTGTGGACTCGGATGCCATCTGCAAACACCTCTTCACTGAtatcccagctcagctcttccACAACCCATCACTGGCCTTTGAATTTGTCCAGTTCTGCAAAGACAACAGCCAGCTCTTCACAGACTCCTCCAGCATATTCAGGCAGAGCTTCCCAAATCTCTTCAAG TTCCTGGCATGGAACAGCCCACCTCTGATCTCTGAGTTTGTGGACCTTCTCCCATTTCTGCTGGATCCAGGCACGACCATTGAGATCTTCCATTTGCTGCTTGACCTGCCCTGtttgacagcagctctggacatCCAGCTGAG ggcagctgctcttcctgcctCTGAGAAGGCTGGGGCTGATCCAGCTGGGAAACCAGCCACGTGTCTGGAGGCCTTCCACCATCCCCTCTACAAGAGCATGTTCCAGTATCTCCTCCGCAGCAGGTCTGCTCCCGAGGATGCTCCAGACAG TCTGGTTCCACTTcggcagctgctgggatccctggctggcagccccagggtggtGCAGTGTGCAGAGACTGTGCCTGTCTTACTGGAGCTCTTTTtcagggtggtggcagag ATCAGGCAGTTTCACTGCCAGCTGTCTCACCTGGctggttattttggggtttggctGCTGGATGTCTCTGGTACTGCTGAAACAAGGGCTGGCTTTCAGTTTGCAGATGGCTCTCTGATAAACcagctggtggtgctgctgctgcagaggagtgACCAGCTCTATGAGGTCCCAGCGTTTAAAGAGGATGTGTACAG ggtgctgggctCAAACTTGGCAATGCTTTGTGGGCTGCGCCCTGCACTCGTGGTGGAGCTGTCCACGGAGATCCTGGAGTTCTCGGGAGCAGTCAGCAACGTCCAGAGCAAGGAGGCCATCTTCACCCACatg GCGTGGGCCGTCGGCGAGTTCCTGTCGGTGTCCCACGACAAGCGCTGCACGGTGGAGCAGATCACACGCTTCTTCGAGACCCTCGAGGCTGTGCTCTTTGAGATCACCCAGCTGCGGCCACAggccagcacccccagctgtgccccccgTGCCATCAGTGTCCTCATGGCCACCTTGACCAAGCTGGCAGCCCGCAGCCAGGACTTGATTCCCAG AGTGTCCATGTTCCTGTCCAAGATGAGGACATttgtgcagagccctgctgtcacctctgttTACTGCGAGGAAGACCTTGAGGAGATCCTTATACGTGCAACTGAGCTCATGAACCTGCTGAAAATGCCCAGTGTGGCTCAGTTTGTGTTCACCCCACCTGTGGCCAGCACACGGTTTCAGAGGGAAGTGAATGACTCCCTCCCTTTGGCCCTGAGGATGGtcacccagctcctggagcctgcTCCAGGCTCCATGCCAGTGTGA